One region of Scomber scombrus chromosome 10, fScoSco1.1, whole genome shotgun sequence genomic DNA includes:
- the LOC133987396 gene encoding synaptotagmin-2-like → MTKWNLFKHQTTPMVAAQPTGASALTVTPAPVALVSADNTTEPVDKNDAFDEIKNKFLNEIDKIPLPSWAIIAIAVVAALLILTCCFCIIKKCCCKKKKNKKGKKGKGDMGMKNMKGGEDDDDEEDDVEPGLTGDEKEEEVKEKEKLGKLQYSIDYDFQENKLAVGILQAADLLSMDSGGTSDPYVKVFVLPDKKKKYDTKVHKKTLNPVFNESFTFKIPFQEMGGKTLVMSVYDFDRFSKHDVIGEIKIPMNTLDLAKAIEEWKDLDSADQEEPEKLGDICISLRYVPTAGKLTICILEAKNLKKMDVGGLSDPYVKINLLQNGKRLKKKKTTVKKNTLNPYYNESFSFEIPLEQMQKIQAVITVLDYDKIGKNDAIGKVWVGNKCAGAGLKHWSDMLANPRRPIAQWHPLQPEEEVDAALAALNAKK, encoded by the exons ATGACGAAGTGGAACTTGTTCAAGCATCAAACAACGCCCATGGTAGCTGCTCAGCCAACGGGGGCCAGTGCCTTGACTGTGACCCCAGCCCCTGTCGCATTAGTCTCTGCTGACAACACCACCGAACCAGTCGACAAGAACGATGCCTTCGATGAGATCAAAAACAAGTTTCTGAATGAGATCGACAAGATCCCAC TGCCGTCCTGGGCCATCATTGCCATTGCCGTGGTCGCTGCTTTACTCATTCTAACATGCTGCTTCTGCATCATCAAGAAATGCTGttgcaagaagaagaagaacaagaagggCAAGAAGGGGAAGGGGGACATGGGAATGAAGAACATGAAAGGGGGAGAG gatgatgatgatgaagaagatgacGTTGAGCCTGGACTGACTGGAgatgagaaagaggaagaagtgaaggagaaagaaaagctcGGGAAGCTGCAGTACTCCATTGATTATGACTTCCAGGAAAACAAA CTGGCTGTGGGAATCCTGCAAGCAGCTGATCTCCTCTCCATGGACAGCGGTGGCACTTCTGACCCTTACGTCAAGGTCTTCGTCCTCCctgacaagaagaagaagtatgACACAAAGGTTCACAAGAAAACGCTCAATCCTGTCTTCAACGAGAGCTTTACCTTCAAG ATTCCATTCCAAGAGATGGGAGGGAAGACTCTGGTAATGTCAGTCTATGACTTTGATCGCTTCTCTAAACATGATGTCATCGGTGAGATTAAAATACCCATGAACACCCTTGACCTGGCAAAGGCAATTGAGGAGTGGAAAGACCTGGACAGTGCAGATCAAGAAGAG CCGGAGAAGCTGGGTGACATTTGCATCTCGCTGCGCTATGTCCCCACTGCTGGCAAACTCACCATTTGTATACTGGAGGCCAAGAACCTGAAGAAAATGGACGTGGGTGGACTGTCAG ATCCCTATGTGAAGATCAACCTGCTGCAGAATGGAAAGAggctgaaaaagaagaagacaacaGTGAAGAAGAACACTTTGAATCCTTACTACAATGAGTCCTTCAGCTTTGAGATTCCTCTTGAGCAAATGCAG AAAATCCAAGCTGTGATCACAGTGCTGGATTATGACAAGATTGGCAAGAACGATGCCATCGGGAAGGTCTGGGTGGGAAACAAGTGCGCAGGGGCCGGGCTGAAACACTGGTCCGACATGCTAGCCAACCCCCGTCGCCCCATCGCCCAGTGGCATCCACTGCAgccagaggaggaggtggatgcCGCCCTCGCAGCCCTGAATGCCAAGAAGTAA